A region of the Lycium barbarum isolate Lr01 chromosome 1, ASM1917538v2, whole genome shotgun sequence genome:
AGAAGCTCCTGCAGGCACGGTTGTTCCTTCCACACTTGATAACTTGTTAGCTGGTAGCATCTTTGCTAGGGTTGCAATAAGTTCAGGTGTTAAAGAGACCCCAGCTTGGGTTGGTGCTGCAGTATTGCCTTGGTGTACAGGATTCCCAGGGTATGCTGCAGTATTAATTGGTTGCACAGGATTTGTGGGGTGTGCATCACTTGGAGAAGCAAATTCTTTAAAAGGCAGCTTCGGATCTTCTCGGGTAACCTGATTATAGTTCATTTGTGAAACCCTTTCCACGGATGGCATTGCATCATACGCAGCTTGAGAAGATGTTATCCGCGGTGCATCGACATATTGAGGTTGATTGGTCTCTGGTGGCAAGGATGTGCCACTAGGTACATGATGTGCAAACTTTAAAACCACCCCATAAAGACGTTCTGGACCAACAACTTTCAGAACTTTCCTAAGAAAGTCAGAAGGTGGAACCAAGAACAAGGTGGTTCCATCATCAAATCTTGCAACCCCAGCACGATCCTTTGAACCGAGGTACCTCAGGAATTCTGTATATGAAGCAAAATCCTGTTCACTATCAGGCAAGAAGTACACAACATTGAACCCAACAGCATCCGCGTAGTGTTTACTTAGCATTTCCAATCCTGTTTTCGCAGAGCAATTGACTACCTCAGGACTGccgacaaaaaaaaaatgtcagcATTTGAGTGCTATATAACAAGATTTAAGCATATTAGACCTATTAAAAGTAAGACGGTGCGTGCAACTGAATGAGGAAAAAAcaataagatatatatatatatatatatatattagttccAAATTAGTTGTGCCAAAGAcccataaatcttatttataaGAAGAAAGCTAATCCTGGAATTTCAATCAGCCAAAGAAGGATCATACATATGCCTGTGCTAACAGCCGTTCTTGACAGAATTTAGGAATGAGTTTCATAATGAATTCTGTGGACaactcctccccccccccccccccctcctcctctTAGAGACCAGTTGAAAAACAAACTCGGAAAGATGATAACTGACTGACCACAACAAGCTGAGAAATCTGGAAATAATGTTAAATCATAGAGGCAATTCAAATACTGATCTTTCCCTCAAGAAGCAACAACGTAAGAAACAAAACTATACTTACATCTCAGATTCTATGCTTTCCCCAATAGGAACACAGCGAGCGTGACACACAGGTGTTCCACCCTTGGCAATAACGCCACGCCATACATAGCCATGTCCTGAATGGCCCTGTGCGGGAGTAGATCTTGCATCTAGAGTACCAACAGTTACAGGACCTGATGGAACATTGTTACCAAATGGACTATCATAAGCCCCATCAACCCTTGATCTTTTTGTTTCTCTTGGAAGTTGGCTAGAATCAAATACATCCCAGCCAGGTATGGCAGATCTACTAGATGGAGAAGAAAGCATTCCAGGTGTTGGAGATGCCTGCTTCCAGTTTGGACCCCTCATCATATCATGAGGGCTTGCATCCCGCAACTTATGGGGCATTGGCAAATCAGAAAGTTCTGGGCCTGAAATGACAGGGTCAAACCTGCCTTGCATACCCAGAGGCCTAGCTGGGACATCAGGACCATGACTGCCATAAGGTGGCAAACGTCCAGAAGCCAACATAGGCTGATTATGGCCAAACATGCCCATCTGTGCCGGTTGGAATGGATTTTCGTTGGGGTAAAAGTCAGGTGCAGGGCCCATAATTGAAGGCTGATACTCCAAGAAATCTCTGCCAGGTGCAGCACCACTGCTTGAATATTCAATTGTGATTCTGGAATCATTGAAAAGCTTGCCCTGCAAGCCCTCTTTAGCACGTTGGGCTTCCTCCACGCTTCTAAATTCAACCAATGAGTAATTCCTATCATAAAATGTTTTTATTCCATCAATCTCACCAAACAAAATCATAGCATTGTGTAGCATGTCTTCATCAACATGGACAGAGGGAGGATAACTTATACACAAAACTTTACTAGGTTGTCCATCTACTCTTTGTCCCGCTGGCAACTGAAATGGCTGCGCAAAAGAAGATCAAGTGAACATTAGGACTAACAAATATGCATAGTTCATTCAAACAATAGAACGATGTAAACAACCtaattttccttcttttttcttttgttttttgataaggtaaggtAATTTTATTAGCATAGGTACAAAGTAGGTATCAAACAGTACAAAAGTAGGACAGATTACAGTCCTACACAACAACAGACTCAAACATATCCAGTGTTTCTAGCACACTAGGTATAAACTTTTCTAACAACCAGAAAACTAAATTCTGAGTTAACCACCTAATTCTCCAAATGGCGTATCTCTACTAATCATAACCA
Encoded here:
- the LOC132643583 gene encoding flowering time control protein FPA; amino-acid sequence: MAPPVETPSNNLWVGNLAADVTDADLTSLFQKYGPIDSVTSYSSRGFGFLYFKNMNDAKEAKDALQGSFFHGNALRIEFAKPAKPCKSLWVAGIGKSVSKEELEDQFKGFGKIQEFKFIRDRNTAYVDFARLEDAAEALKHMNGRKFGGEQIRVDYLRSQPTRREQGPEFREMRDGQYPNRSIGHPDSRLMPQDFVRSYSDPMHAGFKRQHPFQLPAGQRVDGQPSKVLCISYPPSVHVDEDMLHNAMILFGEIDGIKTFYDRNYSLVEFRSVEEAQRAKEGLQGKLFNDSRITIEYSSSGAAPGRDFLEYQPSIMGPAPDFYPNENPFQPAQMGMFGHNQPMLASGRLPPYGSHGPDVPARPLGMQGRFDPVISGPELSDLPMPHKLRDASPHDMMRGPNWKQASPTPGMLSSPSSRSAIPGWDVFDSSQLPRETKRSRVDGAYDSPFGNNVPSGPVTVGTLDARSTPAQGHSGHGYVWRGVIAKGGTPVCHARCVPIGESIESEIPEVVNCSAKTGLEMLSKHYADAVGFNVVYFLPDSEQDFASYTEFLRYLGSKDRAGVARFDDGTTLFLVPPSDFLRKVLKVVGPERLYGVVLKFAHHVPSGTSLPPETNQPQYVDAPRITSSQAAYDAMPSVERVSQMNYNQVTREDPKLPFKEFASPSDAHPTNPVQPINTAAYPGNPVHQGNTAAPTQAGVSLTPELIATLAKMLPANKLSSVEGTTVPAGASAGMPAPDVAVAPGKVQQQSWRYEQQAPGQAADHMAQFGSQFNNQTQVFSQPQANPQVLNTPNPYSQGATSFSQMQEHNLNLQPQGGPPQTLTIIPQGAQLSAQPHVDRQLQFGRHQDAVSGSGIAHGTDALGHYGSSFPQQPTNVASLPNHSANVSQPQAGMPVASGMGLTTQMQQLQSALYGSVPEGSDAEGDKNERYQATLMFAANLLSKIHQQKPNSQSGQGSGSH